A single window of Streptomyces roseifaciens DNA harbors:
- a CDS encoding type I polyketide synthase, with protein VREAVRFADGIRTLHDLGVTTFVEIGPGGVLSALAQGCLDGDDVVTVPALRTDRPEPQAVTLAAGRLHTHGVSPDWQALFPGAQRVALPTYAFQRERYWLEGTAALDVSSAGLDSSGHPLLGAVVETAGGQDVLFTGRLSPADTPWIVERTVGGVPVLPVAAFVELALSAGRQAGFPHLEQLDVDAPLLLPAEQGAVRIQVQIGAGEDAERRSVQVHSRPAVGGTDEPWVRHVAGELTRSAPAAEFDMVIWPPAGAEPVDVEEHPSLRAAWRAGDELYAEIALPLAERDRADRYGLHPVLLDAALDTLAPARAGDPGDPGEVLMPYAWSGASVHAPGAGAARVRIRPVGAGDGDAVAIELADADGAPVASVASVRTRTVSPQQVLASRVAHRDWMFEVDWIEHTAPDAAAPASEAAWVVLGGDGPYADLDALRKAVDDGAVPPAHVLLPCAPSEGEAAPATRELLAGVLSAVQEWVADERFSDARLVVMTRGAVGLEGAAPDLAHAAVTGLVKSAQAEHPDRLLLVDADDADDAVTTGGLDPALAAALAALDEPQAAVRGGRLFVPRLARTAPPEEPAGHAWDPEGTVLLTGATGGLGLSLARHLVAERGARRLLLVSRRGPAAEGIDEVVAALSGLGAHVDVAACDIADRDALAELLASVPAEHPLVAVVHAAAALDDGVITALTPERLDTVLRPKAEGALHLHELTKDLGLSAFVLFSSLAGVLGSAGAAGYAAANAFLDGLARQRRAAGLPGTSLAWGLWTDNGGMGDRITDADRNRMGRSGVVPFTSAEGLALFDAALTVDRPVIVPVRLDVAGLRSMARAGMLPAVFRGLVGDTGGAAEEDATVGRTPALARRLAGMPEADQEKVLLDLVRNQAAAALGHANAARIEPTTAFRDIGFDSLTAVELRNRLKAATGLRLKPTLVFDHPNPVAIARLLHKDLVLDLAAGTPPVLEEIDRLEAQLAALAPEDAVRDKVTARLKALLWKWTDTHQDAAANAAADAGPGTDRDFDLDLDRIDAATDDEMFDLIDQELGSL; from the coding sequence ACGTCCGCGAAGCGGTCCGTTTCGCCGATGGCATCCGTACCCTGCACGACCTGGGCGTGACCACCTTCGTGGAGATCGGTCCCGGCGGCGTCCTCAGCGCCCTCGCCCAGGGCTGCCTCGACGGCGACGACGTAGTCACCGTCCCCGCCCTGCGTACGGACCGCCCCGAGCCGCAGGCGGTCACCCTCGCTGCCGGTCGGCTGCACACCCACGGCGTCTCCCCGGACTGGCAGGCGCTGTTCCCCGGCGCCCAGCGCGTCGCCCTGCCCACCTACGCCTTCCAGCGTGAGCGCTACTGGCTCGAAGGCACGGCCGCGCTCGACGTCTCCTCCGCGGGGCTGGACTCCTCCGGCCACCCCCTGCTCGGCGCGGTGGTGGAGACCGCCGGGGGACAGGACGTGCTCTTCACCGGCCGGCTGTCCCCGGCCGACACACCCTGGATCGTGGAACGCACGGTCGGCGGCGTGCCGGTGCTCCCGGTCGCCGCGTTCGTGGAGCTCGCACTGTCCGCAGGCCGGCAGGCCGGGTTCCCGCATCTGGAACAGCTGGACGTGGACGCCCCGCTGCTGCTGCCGGCAGAACAGGGCGCCGTCCGTATCCAGGTGCAGATCGGCGCGGGCGAGGACGCCGAGCGACGGTCGGTGCAGGTCCACAGTCGGCCTGCCGTCGGCGGTACCGACGAGCCGTGGGTCCGCCACGTTGCCGGAGAGCTCACCCGCAGCGCCCCGGCAGCGGAGTTCGACATGGTGATCTGGCCGCCGGCGGGCGCCGAGCCGGTGGACGTCGAGGAGCACCCGAGCCTGCGCGCCGCCTGGCGCGCCGGGGACGAGCTGTACGCCGAGATCGCACTGCCCCTCGCGGAGCGGGACCGGGCGGACCGCTACGGCCTCCACCCCGTACTGCTGGACGCCGCCCTGGACACCCTGGCACCGGCCCGTGCCGGCGACCCCGGCGACCCCGGCGAGGTGCTCATGCCCTACGCCTGGAGCGGCGCGTCCGTGCACGCCCCGGGAGCCGGGGCCGCGCGCGTACGGATCCGGCCCGTCGGCGCCGGCGACGGCGACGCGGTGGCGATCGAACTGGCCGACGCCGACGGTGCTCCCGTCGCCTCGGTGGCGTCCGTGCGGACGCGGACCGTGTCCCCGCAGCAGGTGCTGGCCTCGCGCGTCGCGCACCGGGACTGGATGTTCGAGGTCGACTGGATCGAGCACACCGCTCCCGATGCGGCTGCTCCCGCCTCCGAGGCCGCATGGGTGGTCCTCGGCGGCGACGGTCCCTACGCCGACCTCGACGCGCTCCGCAAGGCGGTCGACGACGGGGCGGTCCCGCCCGCCCACGTCCTCCTGCCCTGCGCCCCGAGCGAGGGCGAAGCCGCCCCGGCGACGCGCGAGTTGCTGGCCGGTGTGCTGTCGGCCGTCCAGGAGTGGGTCGCCGACGAGCGGTTCTCCGATGCGCGGCTCGTGGTGATGACGCGCGGCGCCGTCGGCCTGGAGGGAGCGGCGCCGGACCTCGCGCACGCCGCGGTGACCGGCCTGGTGAAGTCGGCCCAGGCCGAGCACCCGGACCGCCTCCTGCTCGTCGACGCGGACGACGCGGACGACGCGGTGACGACCGGCGGCCTGGACCCCGCACTGGCTGCGGCGCTCGCCGCTCTGGACGAGCCGCAGGCCGCAGTGCGCGGCGGCAGGCTGTTCGTACCGCGCCTCGCCCGGACCGCCCCGCCCGAGGAGCCCGCCGGCCACGCGTGGGACCCCGAAGGGACCGTGCTGCTCACCGGGGCGACCGGCGGCCTCGGGCTGTCGCTCGCGCGGCACCTCGTCGCCGAACGCGGCGCACGGAGACTGCTGCTGGTCAGCCGCCGCGGCCCCGCCGCCGAGGGCATCGACGAGGTCGTCGCCGCCCTGTCCGGGCTGGGCGCGCACGTCGACGTGGCCGCCTGCGACATCGCGGACCGGGACGCCCTCGCGGAGCTGCTGGCCTCGGTCCCGGCCGAGCACCCGCTCGTGGCCGTGGTGCACGCGGCGGCCGCCCTGGACGACGGTGTGATCACCGCCCTGACCCCGGAGCGCCTGGACACCGTGCTGCGGCCGAAGGCCGAAGGGGCGCTGCACCTGCACGAGCTGACCAAGGACCTCGGCCTCTCCGCGTTCGTGCTCTTCTCCTCCCTGGCCGGAGTCCTGGGCAGCGCCGGCGCGGCGGGCTACGCGGCGGCCAACGCCTTCCTGGACGGGCTGGCGCGGCAGCGCCGGGCCGCGGGCCTGCCCGGCACCTCGCTGGCGTGGGGCCTGTGGACGGACAACGGCGGCATGGGCGACCGGATCACCGACGCCGACCGCAACCGGATGGGCCGATCCGGGGTCGTGCCGTTCACCTCCGCGGAAGGCCTGGCACTGTTCGACGCCGCCCTCACCGTCGACCGGCCGGTGATCGTGCCGGTCCGGCTGGACGTCGCGGGGCTGCGCTCCATGGCCCGCGCCGGCATGCTGCCGGCGGTCTTCCGCGGCCTCGTGGGCGACACCGGCGGGGCGGCCGAGGAGGACGCGACCGTCGGCCGGACCCCCGCCCTGGCACGCCGCCTGGCCGGGATGCCCGAAGCAGACCAGGAGAAGGTGCTGCTGGACCTGGTGCGCAACCAGGCCGCCGCCGCCCTCGGCCACGCCAACGCGGCCCGGATCGAGCCCACCACGGCCTTCCGGGACATCGGCTTCGACTCCCTGACCGCCGTGGAGCTCCGCAACCGGCTCAAGGCCGCGACCGGCCTCCGGCTCAAGCCCACCCTCGTCTTCGACCACCCCAACCCGGTCGCGATCGCCCGCCTCCTGCACAAGGACCTGGTCCTCGACCTCGCCGCCGGGACACCGCCGGTGCTCGAAGAGATCGACCGGCTGGAGGCCCAGCTGGCCGCGCTCGCCCCCGAGGACGCGGTACGGGACAAGGTCACCGCCCGGCTCAAGGCGCTGCTCTGGAAGTGGACCGACACCCACCAGGACGCCGCGGCGAACGCCGCCGCCGACGCCGGCCCCGGCACCGACCGCGACTTCGACCTCGACCTCGACCGGATCGACGCCGCCACCGACGACGAGATGTTCGACCTCATCGACCAAGAGCTCGGGTCTCTCTA